The following are encoded together in the Brassica napus cultivar Da-Ae chromosome A9, Da-Ae, whole genome shotgun sequence genome:
- the LOC106420065 gene encoding LOW QUALITY PROTEIN: ribosome biogenesis protein BMS1 homolog (The sequence of the model RefSeq protein was modified relative to this genomic sequence to represent the inferred CDS: deleted 2 bases in 2 codons), with amino-acid sequence MAADELMPTHKSHRAPKSGRTMKKKSETDKKKRGVSDNKKQNPKAFSFTSAAKAKILKLHAVEKEQVRRIHLPTIDRNYGDPPPFVVVVQGPPGVGKSLVIKSLVKHFTHQNVPEVRGPITIVQGKKNRIQFVECPNDINGMVDCAKVADLAILLIDGSYGFEMETFEFLNIMQVHGFPKVMGVLTHLDKFNDVKKLRKTKKRLTHRFWTEIYKGAKLFYLSGLIHGKYSKLEVDKLSCFISLSLTKFHPLKWRTSHPYVLADRMEDVTPPEKLQMDKKCDRNVTLYGYLRGCNLKKGMKVHIAGVGDYSLAGVTALPDPCPLPSAAKKKGLRDREKLFYAPMSGIGDLLYDKDAVYININDHLVQYSKTDDKNGDSTNKGKGRDVGEDLVKSLQNTKYSVDEKLGKTFINLFGKKTISTSSERKLEEESSESGDEAEDCVMDVESSDGKTKQKNEIHGGRLRRKAIFKDEVGDSDAMGSDQDDVEGEEDVEFDGDESEDEEDDSASDSQDLDEDDVQEAEDKVLGNISKWKEPLKEKGREKKPNLMQIVYGGPGPSATTPLINETHAISDDDEESDAEDFFKLKGEQSKNLGGAINVGYVNADDCSRFVNYGNLKIWKEKEDCEIIRNRFTTGDWSEAALRNQNSVPGDEGGDFEDLEAENVESGTNQNEDSEVVERRHQKLALRAKFDANNPIYSEAKELGYVDKMKEELETRKQMNMLELNDLDEDTRIEVEGFRTGTYLRLEIHNVPCEMVEFFDPCHPVLIGGIGYGEDNAGYMQARLKKHRWHKKVLKTRDPIIVSIGWRRYQTVPVYAIEDRNDRHRMLKYTPEHMHCLATFWGPLVPPNTGFVAFQNLSSNQAGFRITATSVVLEYNHQARIAKKIKLVGHPCKIKKKTAFIKDMFTSDLEIARFEGSSVRTVNGIRGQVKKAGKNMLDNNAQEGIARCTFEDQIKMSDIVFLKAWPTVEVPQFYNPLTTALQPREKTWTGMRTFWELRRQHNIPIPVNKDSLYKPIERKIKKFNPLVISNKLQEELPFASKPKNKPGRKRPSLDVRRAVVMEPGERKALAIVQQLKLMNKVKMIKRKAKEQEKRKAYEAEKAKKEVISKKRNREERRERYRTEDNKQKNKKMRRNQD; translated from the exons ATGGCCGCCGATGAGTTGATGCCGACTCACAAGTCGCACAGGGCTCCCAAATCAGGTCGTACCATGAAGAAGAAATCCGAAACCGACAAGAAGAAACGTGGCGTCTCCGATAACAAGAAGCAAAACCCTAAA GCGTTTAGCTTTACATCGGCTGCTAAGGCGAAGATTCTGAAGCTTCACGCTGTGGAGAAGGAGCAA GTACGGCGAATTCACCTTCCGACTATTGATCGTAATTACGGCGATCCTCCTCCTTTCGTCGTCGTTGTTCAAGGTCCCCCAGGG GTCGGAAAGTCTCTTGTGATTAAGTCCCTTGTGAAGCACTTTACACACCAGAATGTACCGGAAGTTCGAGGACCTATTACCATTGTACAAG GTAAGAAGAATCGGATACAGTTTGTGGAATGTCCTAATGATATCAATGGGATGGTGGATTGTGCCAAGGTTGCTGATCTAGCTATTCTTCTCATAGACGGGAGTTATGGTTTTGAGATG GAAACCTTTGAGTTCCTCAATATAATGCAAGTGCATGGATTTCCCAAAGTTATGGGAGTCCTCACTCACCTGGATAAGTTCAACGACGTAAAGAAGctaaggaaaaca aaaaaacgtcTCACGCATCGTTTTTGGACCGAAATATACAAAGGAgctaaattgttttatttatctGGTCTCATTCATGGGAA GTATTCAAAACTTGAAGTTGACAAGCTTTCCTGCTTTATATCTTTATCTTTAACCAAGTTTCATCCATTGAAGTGGCGAACGTCACATCCTTATGTGTTGGCTGATCGTATGGAAGATGTTACACCGCCCGAGAAACTTCAGATGGATAAGAAATGCGATAGAAATGTCACGTTGTATGGTTACCTACGTGGTTGTAACTTAAAAAAAGGGATGAAG GTTCATATTGCTGGAGTTGGTGATTATAGTTTAGCCGGGGTGACTGCCTTACCTGATCCTTGTCCTTTACCCTCAGCTGCCAAGAAGAAGGGGCTGCGGGACAGAGAAAAACTTTTCTACGCTCCTATGTCCGGGATTGGAGATCTTTTGTATGACAAAGATGCTGTTTACATCAACATAAATGATCACCTTGTTCAGTACTCTAAAACAGATGATAAAAATGGAGATTCTACTAATAAAG GAAAGGGAAGGGATGTAGGTGAAGATTTGGTGAAGTCGTTGCAGAACACAAAATATTCTGTTGATGAGAAGTTAGGGAAGACGTTCATCAATTTATTTGGTAAAAAGACTATTTCCACCAGCTCAGAAAGAAAACTTGAGGAAGAGTCATCAGAGTCTGGTGATGAAGCTGAAGATTGTGTAATGGATGTAGAGAGCAGCGATGGTAAAACAAAGCAGAAAAATGAGATCCATGGTGGTCGGTTGAGGAGGAAAGCTATCTTCAAAGATGAAGTTGGCGATAGTGATGCAATG GGCTCAGACCAAGATGATGTTgagggagaagaagatgttgaaTTTGACGGTGATGAATctgaagacgaagaagatgacTCTGCGTCTGACTCGCAGGACTTAGATGAAGATGATGTCCAGGAAGCAGAAGATAAGGTCCTTGGTAACATATCAAAATGGAAAGAACCCTTAAAGGAGAAGGGCAGAGAGAAGAAACCCAACTTGATGCAAATTGTTTATGGTGGACCGGGACCATCAGCTACTACTCCCTTGATAAATGAAACCCATGCAattagtgatgatgatgaagaaagtGATGCTGAAGATTTCTTTAAGCTAAAAGGAGAACAAAGCAAG AACTTAGGTGGTGCAATTAATGTGGGATATGTCAACGCAGATGACTGTTCAAGATTTGTAAATTATGGAAACCTGAAAATttggaaagagaaagaagactgTGAGATCATCCGTAATCGATTCACCACTGGTGATTGGTCAGAAGCTGCCCTGAGAAATCAAAACTCAGTCCCTGGCGATGAAGGTGGTGATTTTGAGGATCTAGAAGCAGAGAACGTGGAGTCTGGTACAAATCAAAATGAAGATAGTGAAGTAGTTGAGCGTAGGCATCAAAAGCTGGCTCTCCGAGCGAAGTTTGATGCGAACAATCCCATTTATAGTGAAGCCAAGGAACTCGGATACGTTGATAAA ATGAAGGAGGAGCTTGAAACTAGAAAACAAATGAACATGTTAGAGCTCAATGACCTTGATGAGGATACTCGAATTGAGGTAGAAGGTTTCCGGACTGGAACATACTTGCGTCTAGAGATTCACAATGTTCCTTGTGAGATGGTCGAGTTCTTTGATCCGTGTCATCCAGTTCTTATCGGAGGTATCGGTTACGGCGAGGATAATGCAGGATATATGCAG GCACGGTTGAAGAAACATAGGTGGCACAAGAAAGTACTGAAGACGAGAGATCCCATTATTGTGTCTATTGGATGGAGACGCTATCAGACTGTTCCTGTATACGCCATTGAGGATCGCAATGATAGGCATCGAATGCTCAAGTATACTCCGGAACACATGCACTGCCTTGCTACGTTCTGGGGTCCTCTTGTCCCGCCCAACACTGGCTTTGTCGCTTTCCAAAACCTGTCGAGTAATCAG GCAGGGTTTAGGATAACAGCGACTTCTGTAGTACTCGAGTATAATCACCAAGCCCGTATCGCAAAGAAAATCAAGCTGGTTGGTCACCCATGCAAGATCAAGAAAAAAACTGCCTTCATCAAAGACATGTTCACTTCTGACCTTGAAATAGCTCGATTCGAAGGTTCCTCTGTCCGGACAGTTAATGGCATTAGAGGACAAGTTAAAAAG GCTGGAAAAAACATGCTCGATAACAATGCACAGGAAGGGATCGCGAGGTGTACATTTGAAGATCAAATAAAAATGAGCGACATAGTCTTCTTAAAGGCTTGGCCGACGGTGGAAGTTCCACAGTTTTACAATCCTCTAACTACAGCGTTGCAGCCTCGGGAGAAGACCTGGACAGGGATGAGAACGTTTTGGGAGCTTCGTAGGCAGCATAATATTCCTATTCCGGTGAATAAGGATTCACTCTACAAG cCAATTGAAAGGAAGATAAAGAAGTTCAATCCATTGGTGATTTCAAATAAACTACAAGAAGAGTTACCGTTTGCTTCCAAACCCAAAAATAAACCAGGGCGAAAGAGACCGTCACTAGATGTTAGAAGAGCTGTTGTAATGGAGCCGGGAGAAAGAAAGGCTCTTGCTATAGTCCAGCAGTTGAAGCTGATGAATAAAGTCAAG aTGATTAAGAGAAAAGCAAAGGAGCAGGAGAAGAGGAAAGCGTATGAGGCAGAGAAAGCTAAGAAGGAGGTAATCTCTAAGAAACGTAACAGAGAGGAGAGACGTGAGAGGTATCGTACTGAAGATAATAAACAGAAGAATAAGAAGATGAGACGAAACCAAgattaa